The DNA region TATGGGAAGTAGTTATAACGGTTCTTATGAACATGCCCATTTATCCTCATAGTTTACCAGACAACATTAATAATTTAATGGCGAATAAATTATAGCTTTTTCTGTTATTACCATTtgttttaattgattaatttttttaaaaaagaatcgAATGTGTATAGATATATTTTGGCTGAATATGATTACCGAGAAAGGTGcattttaaaaacaaaatgaGATAAAGATATGTTCTCTTATCGAAAGAAAGATACTCTGTGTTTATTACTTCATTAATTACAGATAATTATGCCATATATATGTTAACACGGTGCGCTCTCTctctctatgtatatatatatatactagtttaagtgtacgcgccttgcgcgtgtagCTCACTTTAATGAGTTGAAACATTAAACTAAATagtaggatatttgtttaaataatagatgaatataaaaattaaatttaatatcttttgagtatgtaaggatgtataatttatttattaaacataatctttaccaaaaatatttttaaaagtcgatcggcatttatctaccatctgtaaattgcaacaaaataatacaatggtagacaaatcaaaataatagaattaaatctaatctttacatacaaaaattttaTCAAAGTCGTCTGACGCTCATCTACCACTTGTAGataataacaaaacaatacgataatagagatatcaaaataatacaattaaacctaacctttacataaaaaaattcctcaaaattgACCAACATTTaactatcacctgtaaactgcaacaaaataatacgataaaagtgatatcaaattaatacaattaaacttaaatttacaCACAAAactttctcaaagccgatcgagattcatctacgaactgtaatctaccaaaaaataacaaactaatagagatattacgataatacaattaaacctaacttgtACCTAAAAACAAATTTCAAAGCCAACCCATATTCATGTaatatctgtaaattaaaataaaacaataagataataaagatatcaaaataatataattaaacctaactttacACGTGAAATTTTTCAAAGCCAAGCGACATTcgtctacgacctgtaaactataaaaaaataaaaatactgatcACAATgctttgattttgatccaactaattcttgtccgagcgaaaattttgaccctaaagaatgattttaaatgataacaaagaaaatacatatatatacacacatgttaaattatattatgctgacaaaaacagtaaAGAAGTTGGGAGTtaaaaaatcaagcatccaccaatctagacatgcaatcgaatcaaatTAGATGAACATTAATCATATTTTCTCAACaggcaaaccggtttgttctctagtttaacgtacatctcaatatttatagaagtatttccttaataaagtCCTATTATAAGAGTATTTTTTAACTGAACATTagaatgaaaaatattaattaattcgcctaccatatattttaggagtcccatgtATTTTTGTAagtttagtaaaaataaaaatattaattaattctcctaccatacaTTTTAGGAGTCACgtatattttagaaaatctagttaatgtaataaaaataactaaataataaatttaaaagtagtgaaaagacagttttgtctaaagaagagcattttaatgaaggacaaaaagttcaaatcacttttttaaggataTTCAAACTTCAATCCGAAAATAAATTGTATAATTgcatacaagctttaattttataaatagaatattcataaataaaaataatttttctacttagtTTTAACACTATACCGAATACAACTTTAtgttaataatgattttattatctcattcaaaagttacatGTACCCCTCTCCAACTTAAAAATACCACAAAAATGGAAACAACAAGCAAAtgataaacaaataaagaaaagataacccCAAAAAAATTGCAAGTGAATTATTAAATcttaaacttattttaaagtaaataattagttatattgtttattttttattttaaaaaaaagaataataaagttttgcaaagaaaatacacaaagttataatatgttgagcgtatttttgtaaacaaataaatattctttttaaaatattacaatacatattgttttcaatacatcaaatcaaacaccgcataaaaaataattcaaatattacTAATTTCAATATTACTAATCCCTACACTACTAATCCCAACATTACGCTCTACCAAACCAACCCTACAAGTTATTATGTATTGAGAAGCCGAAGGGATCCATTTGATAGGCCCAACCTCAACGCCCCTCCATTAGCCTATACATCCGGAGAAACTGACCGATTCCATTAGCCTATACATCCAGATAAACTCACCGATATTGCATCATAATCTGTGTGGATTTTGTAACCTCCGCGTAACTCGACAAAACTCGACTATGGCGCGGCAACATGACTACGACGATGATGTGGACCAAGAGGAGGACGTGTATGGAGAAGAcgaggaagaagaagatgaggGTGATAGACGGAAGCGGCGTAGATCAAAttttattgatgatgatgattatggcgGTGGCAGTGGTAGACGACGCCCTAGAAGCAGGACTGCTTCGGAATTTTTTGACCTCGAAGCTGTTGtcgatagtgatgatgatgatgaggaagatgaagaagatgacgGTTAGTCTTACCTACTATCTCTCCAGTTTCGTTTCGTGCGTTAGCTGTTCTGTTAATAATTCTGTGTATGCATCTATGGAAGAATgacatatttatgaaataaatatttattgtAAATAATGTTTCCACTGGGTATGTTGCTGTGTTGGTGTTGTTGAGTAAAGGACTAAATAGTCCTTTAAATTTGTGCTTTAGCTCATTTTCATTCTCCATGCAACAATGGTGCACATATGGTCTTACCTAACGATTCCTATAGTAACCTAATGGTTGAGTCTTCTGCTTTGCATATGCAGAACAGCCCCTGCCCTATTGTATATTTCCCATCTCTGCAACGGATTATTCTCTTTGTTTGCATGCATTAGtttttccattaaaataatttCCAACAATCTCTTTAGAGAATAAACAAGCAACTGGTTATATTAAACCAAATATTAAACCAGCAAGACTTAGCAGCATCTTCCCTGAAAATTTATCCTCCTCTTTATATATAAAACTTCGCAGATCTAACCTATATCACTTATTCGTTATATTTAAAGTTAGGTCAAGAACTCGAGAGAGTCACATGAACTGCGACGGAGAGAACAACACATTAAAGCTTGAGTTGCGATCACTATACACAGTTACAGTTGTGTAAGAAAACGATCAGAAACAATCCGTCTCCGATCCAGTATTCTGTATGTTATTAAAAAATCTCAGTTTCTAATCTTCTTCTCTTCCCACTTCTACCCATAAACCTCAACGTACTTTGTATTGTCAGTTTGTCTTAGTTTAACTTTAACAAAGAGATGGAAGGAGGAAGGAGTATAGAATGAAGATTCAGATATACAGTTTAGAGAAAAACACTCAAGTTGTAgcagttttttcaaaatatcagtTAGCAACAATTAAATCAAGTTAGCTTTCTATTTGATGCTGCTTTCATGGACTAGATTTCTTTACTTCCAAGAAAGATAACttccttttcaaaaatatgaagaaagctATCTTCTTAGTTACTTAAGGAGATTCATCCCTAATCCGTCCTTAGAGAATTGCTTATAGCGAGAATTTTTTGGAGAAGGTGCTACAATATTGTGGAATCTGTCATTTGAAAATTGCTTTTGTTCTTCAAAGAGCTTGTCCGTAATTTTAATTAGAAAAACaagtaaaacaaaaaagataCATGAATTTGTGTAAAGTTCTTTTATGAAACTTTTGATTAGGGTGGATCCTGATTTCCCATGTAATGCAATATAATTTCCAAGTGTTCCGAGAAATTTGTGCTTTTTTAAGTGGCTAGCCTCTAGAGGGGTGATTTTGACAACTGAAAATCTTAGAAAGCGGAAACTTATCTGCAGAAGTTGGTGTTCATGTGTAAGGAGGCGGTGAGAACGTGGAAAATCTTCATACATTGCGGGCTAACCGTGAGGTCTTGGTGGGATTTGTTTAGGTGGTTTGGCACCCCTTGGACAATGCCAAATACTGtgaaagtgtagatgttcagtTGGAAGTGTGGGAGCAGGAGAGGACAAAGGGCTTGGAACGTGGTTTTGCACTTCCACTTGCTTTAATGTGTTGTTTGGAGAGAGAGAAATTGGAGAGCTTTTGAAGGTTTAGAGTCAAGTTTCTCTCAGTTGAGGAGTCGTTTCCGATCCCTCGTTTTCTTTTGGTGTAAACAAAGAGTTTCCAGTTTTCAGAGAATCATGTtctctaaaatctttactttttgcTACACCCCTTGTGTACAGCCAGTTTGAACATGTTTATGAATGAATATACTAATTCTATTACTTGATCAAAGAAAAAACATGAATTCCGCATAATAAATGAATGTTCCGTTAGACTAAGATGAAAATTTGACAGTGGGATGTTTTTGTTCTTGTGTTGGAAACTTAAGGTATGTTTTCTGTCAAGTGAGATGGTATGAAGATGGAATGGAAGTTAGGGTGGAACAGTAGAGATGATTTTTGTCAAAAACTCGAGTTATGCAGAGGTTCATTTTTTAAAGAAGAATTCTCCCTCATAAAATAAGTTCTCAAGTTCAAAACTCAAATCTGTTCTCCATTTACAAGAATCCTTGAACCTCTTTATTACAGTCTACAAAGAAACACCACCTTAGTAGAATACAGTTTTGATGATATTGAAGTGTTGGAGCACATGGATATGCCATAGGCAGTGTACGGGATCAATTATCTTGTAGAGGTGTGGGGAAAATATGTCTATCATAACTAGAAATATCTGCTAACAGAGAAGTGTTAATGGTGTTTTTCTTCGGAAGTTAGATATGCCAAAGAATTGATGTAGGGCGGGTGAATTGATTTTACTTGCTTTGGATTGGGATGttataaaatagtaaatttgGAATTATAGTTTAATTTGAGCACTGATGAATAGGTTGCTTGTCCTTTACTCCCTCAATGTCTACATTGTATTGATTATTGAGTCAAGGTGATTCCTGTAGAGGTTGAGTGGTCTCTTTTCCTTTGGGGTTCATGTGAAAGTTTGGATACCTCAATCTTTGACTAGAACAAACGTAATGGAAAGCTTATGAATGTTAATAATTTTGAACTTTTCCCATTATTGTCCATCTCTCCCTGCGTGGTCTTTTATCTATTTGTGTTGATTGTTAGATTTTTCTTTGCAGATATTATAGTACATAGTGGAGCAGAGATACCTGATGAAGATGGTGCCAAACGTGAATATCATCACCGGCTGTTGCCGTAGGAGGACCAAGAAGAAGACCTTGAGGAGCTTACTAGAAAGTATTCAGAAAAGATATGCGAGGTCAGCTCATGAGGAGTATGATGACGAAGCAACAGATGTTGAGCAGCAAGCTTTCTTGCCATCTGTCAGGGATCCAAAGTTGTGGCTGGTGAAATGTGGGGTATGGTGTTGGCACCTGCCTTAACACTccactatctttttttttttttttttaactgttAACATAGtatattgtaatttttttctacATCGTGTTTTGTAGATTGGTCAGGAGAGGAATGTTGCAGTTTGCCTAATGCAAAAGGCAATTGATAGACCCGAATTGCAAATTCGATCAGTTGTAGCGCTTGATCATCTTCAGAACTATATATACATAGAAGCTGACAAAGTAGGCTATGTGAGGGAGGTATGTGATTGatgataatttcttttttattttgattcacaTTAAGCATCTACATGTGCCacatatttcttttttgttttgattcacaCTAAGCATTAACATGTCATATATGAAGCAATGTGTGTATTATCAATAACCTCATTATTTATAGCCACCTGTCTGCTGCAGGCATGCACAATATATATGCCGCTAACATAATACTGGTTCCCATCAAAGAGATGACTGATGTTCTTACGGTTGAAAGCAAAGCGGTTGATCTTGCCAGGGATTCTTGTGTCAGAATGAAGACAGGAACTTATAAGGGAGACCTTGCAATGGTTGTCAATTATTCTGCATTACATGTTGCTTTGAGTAAATTTGATGTTCCTTTCTAATTTCAATCTTTCTGCTTTATAGGTTGTCCGTGTAGATGATATGGGCCAGAGAGTCTGTGTAAAATTAATTCCGAGGATCGACTTACAGGCTCTTGCAAACAAGTTGGTATGTTTATCTGGTCGACGCTTGTATTTCAAATCGTATTAGAGTCCTGATTTAGCAAGAGACGCTGATATGGTAGGTTCTTCATTCTGGAAATGCATGAGCGTTAAACGTCGACATTGTTAGAACTTTGACTTGCTAATCCAGCAAACTGAGCTGACTTATACAGCTTCGTGGATTCCGAGTATCATCTTGTGTTGGTTTTTGGCAACTACTAATATTTTTGCCTACCTTTCTAGATTAAAATGTTGATGCCCTTCTCACAAAACAGAAAAAAAGTTGATCTTGTAACAAATAGTTGACATTCCTTCTTGGATTGTTGCTACTGATTTTGTAGGAAGGTAGGGATGTTCCAAGAAATGAGGCAGTTATCCCTCGACCACGCTTAATGAACATTGATGAAGCTAGGTAATGGTTCCTTGGCTATCTGTAGTTTTAGAACTTTCAATAAGAGCACAATCGATGGTCTATATAGAATTATTAGATTTGTTTCTCACTGTTTGCAGAGAGATGAATATTCGTGTGGAGCGTAAGCGAGACACATGGACAGGTGACTCTTTTGACATTATTGGACGTATGTCATTCAAAGATGGTTTCTTGTATAAGACAGTGGCAGTGAAATCAATCAGCACTCAGAACATTCATCCAACTTTTAATGAACTCGAGAAATTCTGCCAACTTGGTGAGGGTGGAAAATGGGGATATTGCTAGTGGATCCACTTTGTTTGCAAATAGGAAAAAGTGTCGTTTTATGAAGGGTGAATGTGTTATTGTGATTAAGGGGGAACTCATGGACATGAAAGGCCGTgttgagaaagttgaagaagatatCGTTCATTTCAGACTAGATCATGAAGACCTTGCTGTGGTAGTATTCCCCATTCTTTTGTTCAAATGATATATGCTGTTCAGGCATCTAGTATTTCAGAAGGAATGAGTGCTTTATTTTTCAGTAACATGTTTCCTGACTTTGCAGGGAACTCTGGCTTTTAGCGAGAGAGAATTACACAAGTACTTTGAGCCTGGAAATCATGTGAAGGTAATATCCGGTTCATCTGAAAGTGCGACCGGTATGATTGGTTCTATTAATGGGAATGTGGTGTACTTGGTATCATATACAACTAAAGAGACTGTAAGTTGAGAGTATCTTGTAATTTGAGGTCTCTAATCTGAAGTTCTTCAGAGGAGCGGTGATAGATACCATTTGTTTTTGATATCTGCAGCTCTGTGTATTCGCTGATGATGCTGTTGAGAGTTCTCTAGTAACATCTGGTTTCAGTCGTATGGGAAAGTATGAACTACATGACCTTGTAATACTAGAGTAAGCATTTTCTCCTTATGAAAGAGTGAGGGGACTGCATTAAAGAATATAGTCTTTTTCAAACAATAACTAATTTCTTAATTGGTTATGTTTTCTGCGGCAATAACAACTTTGGTGTGATTATACGTGTAGACAATGAAGCCTTCCAGGTGAGTACTCTATTTTCGATGTGAAATTATTATGTCAATTGTGTTGACAATGAAGCCTTCCAGGTGAGTACTCTATTTCCGATGTGAAATTATTATGCCAATTGTGTTGCTCACATTCAAGTGATGTTAATAGGTCCTGAAGGGTGTGCCTGGTAGACCTGAGGTAGCACTTGTTAGACTTAGAGAGATCATGACGAAAATTGAGAAGAAAGGGAATGCCCAAGATCACTATAAGAACCAATTAGCAGTGAAAGACATGGTAAAAGTTATCGAGGGTCCTTGCGAAGTGAGTAAttgcttttaaatttttttgttgatgCTGACATTTGTTCATACGTTGTTTATGTTGTCGTTATAATCATTTCTTTTGCTTATAGGGAAAACAAGGTTCTGTGGAATACCTCTTCAGAGGAGTTGTTTTTATTCATGATCGCTTTCAACTTGAGCATGCTGGTTTTGTTTGTGCCAAAGCTCAATCTTGTGTGTTGATTGGTGGCGTACAGGTATTTTCTTGCTTCTGGAAGTTTGAGCTATTGCTCTTCCAATCCTATCTTACTCTTGTCTTGCTTACAATGGAACCTCCTGTAGGGTGACCCCTTCTCATCAAGGATTGCAAATCTCAGAACTCTACCCCGTGTTCCTCAATCTGCATTGGGATCATCTAAGGTGGCCAGCCTATGAGCTGTAACTTTTTGATAATGGTGCTAGCTGTAACTTTTTGATTATTCCTTTTTTCAAATCAACATCAACATCCATCCTGGTAATATCAAAAGTGAGGTCTGGGGTGGGTAGGATGGTATGGAGGTCTAGGCTGTCTCCGATAGATCCTCACCTCATGTACAACATTAAAAAAATTGTATGGAAAAGAAAATGTAGTACTGAAGCAGTAATTTGTCTTTTACACGATGTTTTTTGTCACATTTGCTATCTTTATTTTCCTGTCTTCCATCCTGATCATTACTCTCTTAACTTTTATGCTTGGTGTGCTCTAGGTGGAGGCAGAGATAGAGGTGGAAGAGGGCATGATTCTTTAATTGGAGCTTCTGTGAAAATTCGCCTTGGCTCCTTTAAAGGTTGTAAGGGGTGTGTTGTTGGTATCAACGGAAATTTTGTCCGAGTTGAACTGGAAGCCCAGATGACAGTTGTTACGGGCAAGTTTTCTTCAATTTGGGTGCGCCATCCCTTTTCTCTCCCTGGGTTATAAGGTATGGGGGTTGAACCAAAAATGATTCATCAGACAATAAATACCTCTTTGTAACATTTGGGTCGAATTCCCTTTTTGTTCAATGTATTCGAAGTcagaaatttttctttttggagCTTCTGTTTTCCAACTTTTGATTGCTATTCTTTGAGGACTGTAATTTTTCCTGCAGTCAGTCGCAATCTTATTGCGGATAATGTTAATGCGTCCACATCATTCCGGTAAGTATATTTCTGCTGCAAACTTCCAATTATTGAGTATACAGTGACTAATTGTTTCTCTCTTTCTAGGGAACCGTTTAGATATGGTTTGGGAAGTGAAACACCATCACATTCTTCAAGGACTCCTCTTCATTCACTCATGACACCCATTAGAGATCCTGGAGGTCCGTTTTTCTTCTGCTTTGTTGTAGTGGTGGCtttcatctctctctctctctctctctctctctctcttttttttttttttacagttaTTTGTCTGTAGTTTTATTGATCATTTATTTTCCTCTATAGCAACACCTATCCATGATGGCATGAGGACGCCGAGTCTTGTCAGAGCATGGAATCCAATGAGTCCACCTAGGTATGTTGTATCACAGAAGAAATAAGCCAAAGGCCTAATAGCCTAATTGACACCTCTACCTGTCACATTTTGACACCCCCTTTGCTTCATGGAGTTTCATCCAGACATTTGAACTTGCTTGGAACTTGTATTTAATCAACTTTGATTGTTCACTAAACTTTTGCAGCTTTTACTCGACTAAGTTGAGCAAAGTGTGTGACACAAACGTATTAAGAGAGTAGATATTGCTATTTTGATTAAAAGATGATTAAAAtattccctccgtcccattttatgtggcacCATTTGACTTTGCGcggtgttttaaaaaaaaaaaggaatactTCTGAAACGTGCTCTAAAACAATCCTTAGATATTAGTGTggctataaatcatttcattaggGTAAAAGGGGAATTTTACAGTTAGATTGTTTCTAATTATAGTAAGTTGACATTTTTTTTTGGGACGTACTAGAGGGAAagtatgccacataaattgaggcGGAGGGAGTAAGAACGAAAAACGAGAAGAGGCAAATCGTGAAGTTAAAAAAGAGTTAACGTAAAGGGTTATGTATCCCCTCCTCCTTCATCCCNNNNNNNNNNNNNNNNNNNNNNNNNNNNNNNNNNNNNNNNNNNNNNNNNNNNNNNNNNNNNNNNNNNNNNNNNNNNNNNNNNNNNNNNNNNNNNNNNNNNNNNNNNNNNNNNNNNNNNNNNNNNNNNNNNNNNNNNNNNNNNNNNNNNNNNNNNNNNNNNNNNNNNNNNNNNNNNNNNNNNNNNNNNNNNNNNNNNNNNNNNNNNNNNNNNNNNNNNNNNNNNNNNNNNNNNNNNNNNNNNNNNNNNNNNNNNNNNNNNNNNNNNNNNNNNNNNNNNNNNNNNNNNNNNNNNNNNNNNNNNNNNNNNNNNNNNNNNNNNNNNNNNNNNNNNNNNNNNNNNNNNNNNNNNNNNNNNNNNNNNNNNNNNNNNNNNNNNNNNNNNNNNNNNNNNNNNNNNNNNNNNNNNNNNNNNNNNNNNNNNNNNNNNNNNNNNNNNNNNNNNNNNNNNNNNNNNNNNNNNNNNNNNNNNNNNNNNNNNNNNNNNNNNNNNNNNNNNNNNNNNNNNNNNNNNNNNNNNNNNNNNNNNNNNNNNNNNNNNNNNNNNNNNNNNNNNNNNNNNNNNNNNNNNNNNNNNNNNNNNNNNNNNNNNNNNNNNNNNNNNNNNNNNNNNNNNNNNNNNNNNNNNNNNNNNNNNNNNNNNNNNNNNNNNNNNNNNNNNNNNNNNNNNNNNNNNNNNNNNNNNNNNNNNNNNNNNNNNNNNNNNNNNNNNNNNNNNNNNNNNNNNNNNNNNNNNNNNNNNNNNNNNNNNNNNNNNNNNNNNNNNNNNNNNNNNNNNNNNNNNNNNNNNNNNNNNNNNNNNNNNNNNNNNNNNNNNNNNNNNNNNNNNNNNNNNNNNNNNNNNNNNNNNNNNNNNNNNNNNNNNNNNNNNNNNNNNNNNNNNNNNNNNNNNNNNNNNNNNNNNNNNNNNNNNNNNNNNNNNNNNNNNNNNNNNNNNNNNNNNNNNNNNNNNNNNNNNNNNNNNNNNNNNNNNNNNNNNNNNNNNNNNNNNN from Capsicum annuum cultivar UCD-10X-F1 unplaced genomic scaffold, UCD10Xv1.1 ctg5021, whole genome shotgun sequence includes:
- the LOC107856805 gene encoding LOW QUALITY PROTEIN: putative transcription elongation factor SPT5 homolog 1 (The sequence of the model RefSeq protein was modified relative to this genomic sequence to represent the inferred CDS: deleted 2 bases in 2 codons; substituted 1 base at 1 genomic stop codon; added 667 bases not found in genome assembly) — its product is MARQHDYDDDVDQEEDVYGEDEEEEDEGDRRKRRRSNFIDDDDYGGGSGRRRPRSRTASEFFDLEAVVDSDDDDEEDEEDDDIIVHSGAEIPDEDGAKREYHHRLLPXEDQEEDLEELTRSIQKRYARSAHEEYDDEATDVEQQAFLPSVRDPKLWLVKCGIGQERNVAVCLMQKAIDRPELQIRSVVALDHLQNYIYIEADKVGYVREVCEGMHNIYAANIILVPIKEMTDVLTVESKAVDLARDSCVRMKTGTYKGDLAMVVRVDDMGQRVCVKLIPRIDLQALANKLEGRDVPRNEAVIPRPRLMNIDEAREMNIRVERKRDTWTGDSFDIIGRMSFKDGFLYKTVAVKSISTQNIHPTFNELEKFCQLGEGGNGDIASGSTLFANRKKCRFMKGECVIVIKGELMDMKGRVEKVEEDIVHFRLDHEDLAGTLAFSERELHKYFEPGNHVKVISGSSESATGMIGSINGNVVYLVSYTTKETLCVFADDAVESSLVTSGFSRMGKYELHDLVILDNNNFGVIIRVDNEAFQVLKGVPGRPEVALVRLREIMTKIEKKGNAQDHYKNQLAVKDMVKVIEGPCEGKQGSVEYLFRGVVFIHDRFQLEHAGFVCAKAQSCVLIGGVQGDPFSSRIANLRTLPRVPQSALGSSKGGGRDRGGRGHDSLIGASVKIRLGSFKGCKGCVVGINGNFVRVELEAQMTVVTVSRNLIADNVNASTSFREPFRYGLGSETPSHSSRTPLHSLMTPIRDPGATPIHDGMRTPSLVRAWNPMSPPRDNWEDGNPASWGSSPQYQPSSPRSRAYEAPTPGSGWTNTPSGNYSDAGTPRENGSAYANAPSPYLPSTPGGQPPMTPSSAYIPGTPGGQPMTPGSGGLDMMSPIGGGDTEGPWLLPDILVNVRKSNDDTVTGVVHELLADGSCSVALGSGGIGDTIIAHPTEIDIVVPKKSDKIKIMGGPQRGATGKLIGVDGTDGIVKVDDTLDVKILDMVLLAKLAHA